CGCGGGTGCCGAAGATGGTAACGCTCAACAACTTCCTGGGCTCCGAACAGCCCGTGCTCGAGGACTGGGCGGTCGGCCTGCAGTTCCCCTGCCAGAAGCCGTTCCCGCACCGGTACGGCGTGGCGACCATGCCGAACTTCCGCATCCTGCCCGACCGTCCGCTGGCGATCAGCTCGACCGACACCTGGCAGGCCGAGGAGTTCGGTGGTCCGCTCGGCTTCACGCAGATGCTGGCCGGGTCCACCACGATCCCGACCTATCTGAAGGACAACTGGGCACGTGACTGGGGCACCCTGGAGCGTTACGACCGGTACTACAAGGACGCGCAACCGGCCCGGATCGACACCGGTACGGCGAACCGGTCCGGCTTCTGGTCCCCGGGACAGTTGCGGGTGTTCTGAGTAGATCCGCACCGATGACGACGGGCGGCGCACATCATGTGCGCCGCCCGTCGTCGTCTCCGTAGCTGCCGGTGCCGACTACACGTCGACGTGTTCGATCCATTCGTAAACGGGCAGGTTGCCTTCCGGGGTCTCCTGGCGGCGGGGGGTGGATTTGAATCGCTCGTAACCCCCGGTTGTCTGGACCCGTAGTTCGATGCCGGGGGGCGTGATGGGGACGATGCGATGCGGTAGGTCGGCTGGTCCGCCCTCGAGTACAGCCTTCGGTGAGGTACCCATAGCTGAAGGCTCTCACATGGGGAGCGGGTGACCGGCTGATTCCAGGAAAGACACGCGCTACCGTGCGTTCAGCCGGGCGTAACTCACGACAACGCCCCCTCGTCCGAATGCGGATGAGGGGGCGCCGGAAGGGGGTGCCGAGACCCGCTACAGGGGCAGCAGATGGTGTTTGCGCGGATTACGCTGCAGGCGCTTGTCGCGCAGCATCGTCAACGCGCGCCGAAGCTCCAGACGGGTCGCCGAGGGCTCGATGACCGCATCGA
The genomic region above belongs to Nocardia spumae and contains:
- a CDS encoding DUF5988 family protein, with the translated sequence MGTSPKAVLEGGPADLPHRIVPITPPGIELRVQTTGGYERFKSTPRRQETPEGNLPVYEWIEHVDV